The following coding sequences are from one Sesamum indicum cultivar Zhongzhi No. 13 linkage group LG11, S_indicum_v1.0, whole genome shotgun sequence window:
- the LOC105173729 gene encoding pectinesterase gives MGSPKCVLFWVLVILSVGRVCRATKGGVDEEVRTQCGFTRYPTLCVQTLTGLGSGNPSFDILSALVNRTISETKLPDSNFEILSYHFISPEAQQARIAMDNCQELMSMSEKRLKQALDALQKSPKKHKADIQAWLSAALTFQQECKDSVENHVPSNVYMGEIYKKMDYLSELGSNPLALANRITGKSPTGGRRLLGQESFPNWVSASDRKLLQSTEIKANAVVAKDGSGNFKTVSEAIGAATGSRFVIYVKAGTYNEKINTNKDGITLIGDGKYSTVITAGGSVGKGGSSLRGSATFTITGDGFIARDIGFQNTAGPGAEQAVALTISSDHSVLYRCSIAGYQDTLYALSLRQFYRECDIYGTVDFVFGNAAAVFQSCTLVLRRPRSGGAYNVILANGRTDPGQSTGFSLQNCKITVGSDFSPVKNSYNSYLGRPWKAYSRAVVMQSNIDAAISTRGWVEWPGTGGSTYKTLYFAEYANMGPGSGTSGRVKWPGFRVIGTPEASKFTVASFIGGNSWLPSTGVTFVSGLQ, from the exons ATGGGATCCCCAAAATGTGTTCTTTTTTGGGTGTTAGTAATTTTGAGTGTTGGCAGAGTGTGTAGGGCAACAAAGGGTGGTGTTGACGAGGAAGTGAGAACTCAATGTGGGTTCACCAGATATCCAACCTTGTGTGTCCAAACCCTGACAGGATTAGGGTCGGGGAATCCAAGTTTTGATATCTTGTCTGCCCTTGTCAACAGGACTATATCCGAGACCAAGCTGCCTGATTCCAATTTTGAGATCCTCAGCTACCATTTCATCTCCCCTGAAGCACAGCAAGCCCGAATCGCCATGG ATAACTGCCAAGAACTCATGAGCATGTCTGAGAAAAGACTGAAGCAAGCCCTGGATGCCCTCCAGAAATCTCCGAAGAAACATAAGGCTGACATTCAAGCATGGCTAAGCGCCGCTCTGACATTCCAACAAGAATGCAAGGACTCAGTTGAGAATCATGTCCCGTCAAACGTGTACATGGGAGAAatctacaagaaaatggaCTATCTGTCTGAACTTGGCAGCAACCCGTTGGCCCTGGCAAACCGAATCACTGGAAAATCCCCGACAGGCGGCCGCCGACTTCTCGGGCAAGAAAGCTTCCCGAATTGGGTGTCGGCAAGCGACAGAAAATTGCTTCAGAGCACAGAAATAAAAGCGAATGCCGTCGTCGCGAAGGACGGAAGTGGGAACTTCAAAACAGTGTCGGAGGCCATCGGGGCTGCGACGGGGAGCCGATTCGTGATATATGTGAAAGCTGGAACGTATAATGAGAAAATCAACACCAACAAGGACGGGATTACGTTGATCGGCGACGGCAAGTACTCTACCGTCATTACAGCAGGTGGCAGTGTGGGCAAGGGCGGCTCTTCCCTCCGAGGATCTGCAACTTTCA CAATCACCGGCGACGGCTTCATCGCCAGGGATATCGGCTTCCAGAACACGGCGGGGCCCGGAGCTGAACAGGCTGTGGCGCTGACTATCTCTTCCGACCACTCTGTGCTCTACAGGTGCAGCATCGCCGGCTACCAGGACACACTCTATGCCCTCTCCCTCCGCCAATTTTACCGGGAATGCGACATATACGGCACCGTCGACTTCGTATTTGGCAACGCCGCCGCAGTGTTCCAGAGCTGCACCCTCGTACTCCGCCGCCCCCGAAGCGGCGGCGCCTACAACGTGATCCTGGCGAACGGCCGCACGGACCCCGGACAGAGCACGGGTTTCTCCCTCCAGAACTGTAAAATCACCGTCGGGTCGGATTTCTCTCCCGTAAAAAACTCATACAACTCCTATCTAGGCAGGCCCTGGAAAGCGTACTCGAGAGCGGTGGTCATGCAGTCAAATATCGACGCGGCGATTTCTACCCGGGGATGGGTTGAGTGGCCGGGCACCGGAGGATCCACGTACAAAACGCTGTATTTTGCGGAGTACGCGAATATGGGCCCCGGGTCGGGGACCTCAGGCAGGGTGAAGTGGCCTGGATTTCGGGTCATTGGGACACCGGAGGCGTCGAAATTCACCGTCGCTAGTTTCATCGGTGGGAATTCATGGCTGCCGTCTACCGGCGTTACTTTCGTTTCCGGCCTCCAATGA